Part of the Hippopotamus amphibius kiboko isolate mHipAmp2 chromosome 7, mHipAmp2.hap2, whole genome shotgun sequence genome, tgcttgggcttcagtagttgcagcacactggctcggtagttgtggcacacgggcatggttgctttgtggcatgtggggtcttcccagaccagggctggaacccgtgtcccctgcattggcaggcggattcttaaccactgcgccaccagggaagcccctctcatAAAGTTTCTACACCtctcattttaagtttattccaaagtatttaatcttctttgttattattttaaatgaagatttttaCATTATGTCTTCTGATTAGTTATTGTTTATATATACGTAAAATGATTTCAGCATGTAATGCTTTTATCCTGCTACCTTTaacttattttatcattttagttAATGCCTTTCCCTGACTTGaaccagaaataaatttttatcatgTTAAGTCTTTGAGACttggttcatttgtttatttgttaacCAATTCTAATACAAGGCAGACATAATTTTATTcctatattaaaataaagaaattgagagcagaaataaagacagatttgcccaaggtcacagagagcAATGGGCAAAACTGGCTTTTTAATCAGGAGTCTGCTTTTAGCCACTGCATAATATTCTGTCCTCAAGGGTGGACTCTCTGAGGGTCTCCATTTAGCTACACTTAACTTATAGACACAGAAAACTATACAAGATTTTGTAACTATGAAATTCATAAAAGCTCAGCCCTGGTCTACCTTCCAGTATGGTCCCAGAATGCAACCATTGtgatccttcaaaaatgaaaatagtttatgCCATCCCCTTCCTTAAATCTTTCAGTGGGTTGATGTTGGTATCAGAATAGAGACAGAGCTCTTTCACATGACCTCTGCTTTACTCTCCACACTCACCCCATGCTTTCCACACTGGTACTGTAGTCACAGTGAAGTACTGCAGTACTTCATCCTCCTGCATCCCATTCAGACAGCATCTTCTCTGGGATGCCCTTCCTGGTCCCCTGCATTATATACCCTTTCCATGCCTTCTGTAGTGCCTCATACTAACCTTcgccctattttattttattttgcatgttttcttattttattaaatcttacTAGTATTCTTTAAGGAACAAACACATAGGTGAGTAGGCTACAGTGGAGAAGTCTTTTTATTGGGGAGTTAAGacattaaaatatactttcagGTATTATCTTCAGTGATACCTCTTATCTTTTTTCCGGGACTCCAGGTAATATTCAGCCCCTACAGTTACCACAAATGTAGCAAATCTCCATTTGAATCCTTTTAATAATGCACCAACAAAGGACACGTTATTTGCAAAGCCACCCATGTATCTCCAAGCTTCACTGCAGCCCCATGGATCCCTTAGCCCCCGTGCAGGCAGCTTCTCCTGGACAGTTTCTAATAGTGTCCCTTCTACCTTCCATTGTTTATAATCTGGAAGTTTCATTTTACTATGACCATGTTCATGTCCATGTCCATGGGCCATGTTGTTTTGTTACCTGCTTTCTTCAGatgattctttaaaaatgcagTATTACTGTAGTTAATACCTAGGGATCACATGAACTTCTTCTGACAGCAGTCTGACCTCGCAGGACACTCAAGATTAAACCCTTCAGCTGGAGCTGCCACCGTGCATCTTAATAacttatttattgactgtcttAAAACTCTTGAGGGCACAGACTATGTCATTTAATTTTAGATTCCAGATTGTACCATCCCTCAGATGGTGAGCACTTAGTATatgtttgttgagtgagtgaatgaatgaataaatgttttcttactttaaaaaaatttattgcatACTTGTGTGTgtactttagaatattttcttctttcgtGAGTGGGCAGTGATTTGTGTATATCCTCAGGATTGTCGGCATCCTGAGCTGTGGGCTGTCATGAACTTTTCAGGCTTTGAAGAGAAACCTCAAGTCAGTTATCtaagggtttctttttttaaagaaaataatcaactgACGTTTTTTTCTTACCGCTTTCTTCTCTGTGAGGGAATGATTTTCAGTTGTCATTAGGATGAATAATTCTCAGCCTTTTATAAAATGCAAACCTGAAAATGTTCTTTGAAAATCTGACTGCCATTTCTAAAAGGCATCACTTTCTGTCAAAAGCCTTGACCCACTCTGGCAATCATTATTTTACAAGTATCAGATGTATTCTCTGAGCTATATATTTTTCTTGGCATTTGGCAGTAACAGGAGGTATTATTTATTGAGCTCCATCTTTTTTAGACGCTCTCCTAAGCGTGTTACATACAGATTGTTTATGAAGCAGATTTAATTTCACCATTTTAcgtgtgaagaaactgaagcatacagaagttatgtaacttgcccaaggtaccTTAGACACAGCTAGTAATAAAAGGAACTTAGACTGACTTTCAGGGGAGCCGATTACAGAATCCCTATTCTAAAATTGCCATAGATGACTTCCTTTATATTTCATCCTACTGCACCTTCTGGAATAGTAGTGTTGTTTGTGTGCTGCATGTATGTCTATTTTATCTCCCAAATAAGATCCTAAGATCTTTCTTCCGAGGGAGTGTCTTATCTCTTTAGCCTCCACAGTATCTAGCATAGTGCTACACACATTGTGTGATCACTTCATAAATACGTGCTTTCAAAACTTATTTAAATTCTCCCCCAGGTCTTAGGAAATTGTATATAGGGGTTTTAACAAGTTAGGAtgaagcatatacatatatatatatatatttttttaaatctcaaaatttATTGATccaaaaaatgaatttatgaTTGAAGAGATCCCCATGACCTCACCCATCTGCTGTCCCTCTTTCCCTACCAGGGTCTGGACGGATATAATGATACTTTGATGGATACTGATGAAATTGGGTGCCTTGAGGCCTGTTTGCTTTGTACCAACACTTATTAATACAGCATTCATTTAACTTATTCCCTTTCGTAGCCTCCTCTTCTGAGAGCCGTGACACTTCTCTGAGGGTGGGGTAGGAGGCTTGCCGTCACTGTATGATGGTGTAATTGAGCTCTTCTTTATTCTCAAGGACACTCTCAACTCAGCTGTGTACTCTAGCTTTCCTGTAATGATGAGTACCTTCCCAGGTGAAATGTCTCCCAACGCTTGGAGGTTAAAATATTCCCCCATGCCACAATGGGTTTTGGGAGGGTAGGGTGGTACCAGTCATCAATCCCAAGAAAATAATAACTTCATTACCAAGACCCTCTGCCCTTCATGCAAATAGACCCCAACAGGCTACCAAACTTGCTTATACATGTCTGAATTTACTGAATTGTATGTTTACAAAATATATCTGGAAAGTTACAATTCCATTGTTATTCTCTCAGACCAACATTAAACtcaagaaagcaaaaaggaaaataattgtgtATATTAAATTTCTCCATCAAAACTTCAATTATAAGATCAAGTTTTcctaggggaattccctggtggtctagtggttaggactttgtgctttcactgctgaaggcacaggttcaatccctggttgaggaactaagatctcataagCTGTGTTgcgaggcagaaaaaaaaaaaaaaagatcaagtctTCCTTTTGTAATATTATCTTTTTTACTAATAAGTGCTTTTTGTTCTAATCATTTTGGATTACAGAAATAATACATGTTCATGTTCATGATAGAACTATTGAAAAGCAGAACTATATTTTGTGTTTAATAATTCACAATATCTTCACtcaaaatacttaatattttggtatattttctttgtctagGTAATTACTTGGATAAATAGATTTCAAAATGGAGACATAACTGCTGTTGATATGCATATGTAGATCTGTAAGTTTATTTCCACTGACTGAACCTTATCTCATGAACATTTTTCAGATCACTTAAGATTCTTCAGTGACCTTTTAAAAAGGCTTTATAATGTCGTATAACTACATAATGTTCTATTTAATGATCTGACAAGGATATTTTGATGCTTTCACTGAGATGAACACCAGATTGCTCTTCCAAATCCTATCTGAGTAAGAGAGGAAAGTACAATATGAACCGCACAAAGACAGGGAggttttctaaagaaataaagcaaacttcaTCTTCCCAATAAAAtcctggaattaaaaaataaagaaaaagaaattctttttcataaaagACCCTAGAACCTAGTTGCATATCTGAACGTTATCAAAGTGATTCAAGTCCAATGGAGTCCTGTTTGTATCTGAAACCCCTCACCACTGTACAAGGGCAGGAAAGTGGCAAGAGGATATCTTTGTCAGATTTTCAGCTACTTCACTGTCTTAAGCCAAGCTGCAAATAACACAAATACAAACTTACATGCAGTATTTTAGCTGTTTGTGGTGGTTATCAATTGATGGGAGgactaaagggaaagaaaattagaaaaccaagAGATGTTTCCTGAACCTTAAAACTGGCACAGCAAGATTACCTCTACTTATGCAAATAATTTACCTTTTCTCTGTTATTGTGAGAAGAAAACACCTGCTTTGAGATATATTTAGTCAGAGAAAAATGGTGACTCATTTGTCAACCAAAATATCATGAACTAAAAGGAATTAGATTAGTCCTAAAAGAAATGAGATGTGGGTATgtagcaagagaaataaaagaaaaacttcactttagtattctgtaaaatggagcatACAAGGCTTTTATAGCatgtaaatgcaaataaaaatattatatactgtTGTATGCCTATCAGATTGAAAAGGTTTAGAATACTGAGGATAGCCAAGGATGTGGATACATGGAAATTCTCACAAGGTTCTGAGGAAGCACAAACCAGTTATATacggtatttttgtttgttttatttttttaacttaatgagATACACATATGATGAAACTTCAAGGTCAAATGTCCTATGTCCTTTCTAAGACTCAGGAGAGAGATTTTGGAGCACTGGTGTACAAGAGCAGGACAATGGAGCATTTATCTTCTGCACAGGTAATAAGGGGGTGCATTGTCAGTAgagaatataaaaacagaaatataaccaACTAAAAGTCAGTCTGCTTTCTTTTTATCGCCATATGCCAACATTTCTAAACAGTAGTCGTCCTTGAAAAAAAGTCTTTTGTTTGTCTAAGTTCTTTACAATTGCTGTGATTattgcacattttaaaactaCTTTACTTATCCTTTGATTATCATGTTTTCTACGCGGAAGTTAATTCAGGGAATTTTCAGTTGTACAGTCAACCCCTGGTaatcatggactcagctgcattATATATCAGGGGATAATGGGATTGAAGGAGATTTTCTAGAATAGGGTAGATTTCAGCAaattggggaagggaaggagccaGTGGAAAGGGAGGGATGAAagagaaggtgtggtatatagtTAATGCATCAAAGCCTgtaggcttctgtagttgtggctccctTTTGTTCACACCCTTGGGTGACTCTGGGCCTTTTCATAACTTTGCTTGACTAATGGGACGATAACCCTTGTGATGCCAACAGAGACTTGTAAAGTGCTTGCACATAGGGGCTTGATCTCTTTTGTGGCCCTTAGGGGGATCCTGCAATTGCTAACACATGAATAGGCCCAAACTAGACTTCTGGATGATGAGTGACACATGGCCTAGCCACTTTTATCACCCTACCTGACATCAGTCCAATTTACAGACCTGTGAGTAAGGCCATTCTAGACCATCCAGTCCCAGACAAACCTCCAGCTGGTCACTGAAGTATAAGTGAGTACACCTGAAATTAGTCCAGTCTGGCCCATATGAGCAGAAACACCCAGCTTACCTTTAGCCTTGTGAGCAATGATGTgtgattgttgttttaaattttgaggtagtttgttacacagcaaaagccAACTGATACAAGGTCCCTAAATGAGTTTGGATGGGATAGAAGTCAGAGGTGGAAGGGACAGATTAGTCCTGGATATAACATATACATAACTTGTTCAAATCCCgcagcctacacacacacacacacacacacacacacacacacacacacactcacactcctTCCCACACTTCCTTTCAGGGTGCAGGCTCTGAACTGAGACTACCTAAATTTAaatccttgctttgttctttaCTGGCTGAGTGTTCTTGGGCACAGGTcgtattcatctgtaaaatagagatgatagtATTTACCTCATAAAGTTGAAAAGATTAAGTGATCTCATATATGTAAGGACCTGGCTCATAATAAACACCTTTTAAATCCTAGCTATGTAGGTACCTTGGTGAAGATACAACATAATTTGAGATGAAGTGGTAGGGAAAGTTAAGGGAGTTTGTATCAGCTGACGTCAAAATCCTCAAAAATGCAGGATGTGGGATGTCATCAGAGAGTAAAAGGAAGAGCAACTAGAATTTGAGGATAAAGAAAAGTAATGGTGGTGAAATTGTAAGAAGATGATTatagaggaattttaaaaaatgtttgagtaTGAATGATAGTCCAATTGAGGTTACAAAGAACAAATTTATGGGGGACACAGTCAGTACGGTTCTAATTTTCTGCCACAATGCTCAGTAGCTCAGGAGTAGAAATGGGAGAACCAATAATGGGTTTGTTGGATGGAAGATAAATAAATGATGGCACCAAGGGAGTTAATACTATAAAAGCTGGCCCTGGGGCCTCAGTTGGCCTGGAGGCAAGAGAGACCATAAAGGAACTGATCGACTGAGAGAACAGAATGCGGTCAAAAGGCAAGGAGCAGGTGTCGTGGAGACCTACTTGAAAGTAGGAAACTACAACTTTCTTAGTTGGTGGATAGTATCATTTTATCCTTAGTGACTTGCTCCGTTGCCTAGAGCCATTATCGTATGATATCTGTGTAGTTTTCTTTCAGGAAGGCTTATTTTCTGAACTTCTGTAAGAGATACCAAACTTTAAAAGAGAGCTCTGGGTTCAAAATCTAACCCACTGTGGTGACTCTCCTCTGAGGATGCTGTGCCTATTGGATCATCTGTCTCAGCTACTAAAACTTTTCTACACACGCCCATTATTATCCTTGCATGTCAGGGCAGAAGAAAGAGGATTTTCTCTAGCACTCAGAGGTGCATCTGGGGGTCTGTGTAAACCTAGCCACGTTTGAGCATCCCCTGCTCTCCTGAGTGAGCCTGTGAACGCctgcccctgctctctgccttctTCGATTCTGTCCATTTTCCAGACCCAGCCCACGCTCTCAGCCTCACAGAGTGCTTCCCAGTTATCCCAGCCCAACACTGTCTTCCCTCTCAGAACCGTTATAGCAACTCGTCTGACACTTAGTACGTGCCGTCTTTTattccaggttttttttaaacctaagaaGCAACACATTTTAAAGCTAGAAGAGGTTTCAGAGAATACCTAATTCAACTCCCTCATTTTGCTAATGAGAAATCTGAAACCCAGAGACATTTAGTAAGTGACAGAACCAAGACTAGAATCCACCCCGCCGTTGTCATTATTTGGTGATTTTTCTGCTGCTACATCTATGTCCTGAGAGGACCTCAGGTTCCTCAGCACAAGAACTGTTTTGAACCTATAGCTGTTCACATGGTGGGATCCTCAGTAGATGTTCACCCACAGTGACACGGTGTTCTACCAAACTACATGAGACAGccgaaagagaaagaaattcttgTGTGGAACAgattttacagttaaaaaaaaatcactgatgttTTTCAAAGCCTTAGATGTATaaagttttccaaataaaatgtattagaaagtttttgtttgttatatATAGTTTTGTTCCCTTAACTCACTGCTAAGGGTGGGTTTCATATAAGATGCACATGGCCCAGTTTGGGCCAGTATAGGTTACAGATAGTGGTTTGAATCCCAACAGACGATCTCCCATCTAACCGTTTAGCCAGTTAACTGGAAGAAACTTATCTTTGTGGttattgattttaatttcatttcagaaaaaaaaaaaaacaaagagtcaatttaataaaaaaaaccaCCTATACAGTTTAACTTAATTTGGCAAcatggattgaaaaaaaaattgaaccaaACAAAAGCAGCTATAAGAACACACATTAGGAGCAGAACGAGTACTGCTACCAGAAATTACCATTTCccccatttttcattttaattatgttaaaaatatcaGTCTATTACCTAAGATTATCCAGCATCTATATGTGCCTGGAAGTCATCAACTTGAACTTCTTCACTGAATCCATTTGGAAACTGAATATGGAGCCTGCATTCTCATTCCAGCTAGTCCACCTGTGGCTGTGTTAAGAAGACATTCCCCAGAATGGCTCAATCAAAACTTACTGTGAACAATATTACAATCTAATCAACTGTGCATACACATTTCAAAGTGGTGATTCTGAAATCCCAGGAAAGGTTTGTGAGCTTCCTGAAACAGAAAACTTCTAGTGATTCTTCCTCTGAGCTCAGGTGGGGCATTATGGCCATGCaggcctccttccttctctccacctcagctttcctcctccctccccctccctcccactgcagAAGTGACACTCCCCACTTGCAGTCAGTTCTCCTAATTCCACCCACAGGAGCCAGAAAcctaaagaaaacatatttatttgtttaaaatgttacttACAGAGAGCATTTGCACAGGAAAATGTTCTCAGCCTCTTGATGCTAGTCCACTGTGTACTTTTCTTCCAGACCTTGTTCTTTCCCAAATGACTACAGCTTttgctggcatttctctgcaagTATCTTCAAGACCTCTTTTAGATTCAGAAAAGCTACGTGAATTTGCAGGCAGCTTCCTGTTAGGCTCACATTTTGCAGAATGCGTGCTTGGTGTGCAGAAGGTGGGGAAGGTGTTTGAAAAAACAGGAAGCACCTGTGAATGTGCAGCTTCATTCTTGGAAGCAAAAGGCTCCCTCTGAGATGGCTGTAGATGCTTCCTTCTATTTCAACTTTGTGCACTTTTACCAAGCTTTTACATACTCTAAAGACCATGAATGGGCTTCTGAATGGCATAATTATTTGCAAAGTCTGTATATCCATAAGCAGGGGTAGTTCTTCTGTTTTTCCCTGTGCAGATGAGGATATTGATATGCATAGAATGCCTATAAGGCAGGCTTTCAAAAATTACTATtattgtagtaaaaaaaaaacaacaacacataATATGCGCTCTACCttgttaacaaatttttaagtgttctgttTGGTGTTGTTAACTATAGACATGATGGTATACAGCAGGTCTCTAGAATTTTTCATCTTGCatgactgaaactttatacccgtTTAACAGCaactctccatttcctcctcccccagcccctggcaaccaccattccgcTTTCTGCTTCAGTATGTTTGACTGCTTTGGGTatctcatacaagtggaatcatgcagtgtttgtccttctgtgactgacttCTGTCACTTAGTATACtgtcttcaaggtttatccatgttgtagcatatgacagactttcctccttttttatggcCACCATTCCATTGTACATGTATACGGCATTGTatgtatccatttatctgtcaatgaacatttggattttttcccaCCtcgtggctattgtgaataatgctgcaatgaacatgagagtgcaaatatctcttcaagatactgagttcagtttttttgaatttgtACTCAGAAGTGatatggctggatcatatggtagatttatttatttgtttgtttgtttgtttacttatttattttccatgctgcatgcattcaggatcttagttccccaaccagggatcgaacccctgccacctgcagtggaagattggaattctaaccactggaccaccagggaattcccagttctatttttaattttataaaaatttctgtattgttttccgtagtagctgcaccattttacattgccaCTAACAGTGAATAAGCGTtgcaatttctccatatccttgtcaacacttgttattatttatgtatgtatgtatgtatgtatgtatgtatttttgtatattggcTGTCTTCATCAGTTAGAGCTCCTATAAcaagaataccatagactgggtggcttaagtaacaaacatttatttctcacaattctggaggtttAGAAGTCCAATATCAGggcactggcagatttggtgtctggtaagGGCCCATTTCCTATTCATAGAAGGCTGCCTggtccctgtgtcttcacatggcagagagagagagagttctggACTCTTCATCCACTTGCAGTGTCACCAATCCCATCATACGGGCTCTATCCCCATGACCTGATTACTTCCCAAATGCCCTGCCTTCAGAAATACTATTACAACAGGCATTAGGcgtcaacatgtgaatttgggggatagacaaacatttagtccatagcagtggtcattctaacaggtatggTGATACAGTACTTCAtcgtgatttgcatttccctgatgactagtgatgttaagcatctttttatacAACTGTTGGccatttatgtcttttttttttttttttagaaatgtccAAGTCTTGTGTCCAGTTTTTAATCAGGctatttttaggttttgtttgtttgctttttgctattgaattgtaggagttccttaGATATATTAGAGATTaagcccttatcagatatatagttggcaaatattttctcccattcagtaggttgcctttcactctattgtttcctttgctgtgaagaaactttttagtttaatgtaatcCCAGttatctgtttttacttttgttgcctatgctttcATTTATCATATCCAAGAAGTccttgccaagaccaatgtcataaagcttttcccctgcatttttttcctaagagctctacagttttaggtcttatgtttaagtctttaacccattttgagttgatatttttgtatggtgtcacatagtggtctagtttcattcttttgcatgtggctatccaattTTCTtaacaccatttgttaaaaaagactgttctttctccattgtGGATTCTTGGCACCTTTGCTGAAGACCAGTTGACCGtgtatgcatgggtttatttctgttccattggtctgtttgtctttatgccagtatcatactgttttgattgccataac contains:
- the LOC130856405 gene encoding NADH dehydrogenase [ubiquinone] 1 beta subcomplex subunit 3-like, encoding MAHGHGHEHGHSKMKLPDYKQWKVEGTLLETVQEKLPARGLRDPWGCSEAWRYMGGFANNVSFVGALLKGFKWRFATFVVTVGAEYYLESRKKDKRYH